A window of Xiphophorus maculatus strain JP 163 A unplaced genomic scaffold, X_maculatus-5.0-male Unplaced_Scaffold_BN000194F, whole genome shotgun sequence contains these coding sequences:
- the LOC111607933 gene encoding uncharacterized protein LOC111607933 encodes MAPSNNLTASRHPEEAGQEFERYLLAVCSRWPKVFCTGFVPRLTESREKQEWFQQEFHRRSAKLGIRYYPIADNFPLGRRHLWCPDGIHLSDDHGMHILKELIWMFSYQFLELSAPKPLVQSPATPPYKPRFAPRVVVKGQERSRPSSPLPTEWTLVRSGRKRNLSGESDCLSDSPKKRVVHHQRDDTPVALSECAIPSNPVRFSPAILVAMETVSPSAVPDVRTGTETKPVEHQKKPAVSKSRRTRQKVSPVSCVTPATNTVVLKLPGCWCLMLVLLVLLC; translated from the exons ATGGCTCCATCAAACAACCTTACGGCCAGTCGTCACCCAGAAGAAGCCGGACAGGAATTTGAGCGGTACCTATTGGCTGTCTGTTCTCGTTGGCCTAAG gttttttgTACCGGCTTCGTCCCCCGCCTGACTGAGTCCAGAGAGAAGCAGGAGTGGTTCCAGCAGGAATTCCACCGCAGGTCTGCAAAGCTAG GGATTCGGTACTATCCAATCGCTGACAACTTTCCTCTGGGCCGTCGCCATCTGTGGTGTCCTGATGGC ATCCACTTGAGCGATGACCACGGGATGCATATCCTCAAAGAACTGATTTGGATGTTTTCCTATCAGTTCCTGGAGTTGTCAGCACCAAAGCCACTGGTGCAAAGTCCGGCAACTCCTCCTTACAAACCGAGGTTTGCGCCCCGTGTGGTAGTTAAGGGACAGGAACGTTCTCgtccttcttctcctctccctACCGAATGGACGCTCGTGAGATCCGGCAGGAAG AGGAACCTCTCGGGAGAATCCGACTGTTTGTCTGATTCACCCAAGAAAAGAGTGGTTCATCACCAG CGGGACGACACTCCTGTGGCTTTATCGGAGTGTGCCATCCCGTCCAATCCTGTCCGTTTCTCACCCGCTATCTTGGTGGCCATGGAAACAGTCTCTCCATCGGCCGTTCCAGATGTTCGCACAGGCACCGAG ACAAAGCCTGTGGAACATCAAAAAAAACCAGCTGTCTCAAAGTCTAGGCGCACGAGACAGAAA GTTTCTCCTGTATCTTGTGTAACTCCTGCTACTAACACT GTTGTGCTTAAGCTGCCAGGTTGCTGGTGTCTGATGCTCGTCCTGCTTGTCCTCCTGTGCTGA